A single Synergistaceae bacterium DNA region contains:
- a CDS encoding cell envelope biogenesis protein TolA yields the protein MATNLIDEIKATEEKAAKGVQDARSNAVKKLNKAVADAENTVKEAKQLAVRQFREKIQLAERTAEAKARIIVSERETAAKAFYAKHREKVVSVASWITEEVMVQYGRG from the coding sequence ATGGCGACAAACCTTATCGACGAGATCAAGGCGACGGAGGAAAAAGCGGCGAAAGGCGTGCAAGACGCCAGATCCAACGCGGTCAAGAAATTGAACAAAGCCGTGGCGGACGCGGAAAATACCGTCAAAGAAGCGAAACAGTTGGCTGTTAGACAGTTCCGCGAAAAAATTCAACTGGCGGAACGCACGGCCGAGGCAAAGGCTCGAATCATTGTATCCGAACGAGAAACGGCAGCCAAGGCTTTTTACGCGAAGCACCGCGAAAAGGTCGTGAGCGTGGCGAGCTGGATAACGGAAGAGGTGATGGTGCAATATGGGCGTGGTTAA